A DNA window from Anaerolineae bacterium contains the following coding sequences:
- a CDS encoding MFS transporter: MFSHLTRLAWLIVGAHLVIELCNNFLPVVFPLFITTIGLTYTQVGIVTLVAGTCGTLTQPFFGYLSDRWGSRQLTVFSLAWIGLTMGLVGFAWNYPSLVLLAALGALGSAAFHPAGATIALTDGKREKRGTSVSVFSVGGNLGTALSPLWITLGLTWLGIQGTVILIPVALLFSLFLYRQLIPKTSSAQAQPSPWPAQSQPNRPQKIENGALLGLILVVMAVMSRTWFQITLVTYLPEWLRSEGHTLAYGGQMLSVMLVFIGVGSLTGGTLSDRIGRWQVLALSLLLLAPVHWLFLSTTGAGQMALAGVMGVLLGASFPVGLVMAQDAWPSRVGMATALVMGLGWATGGIGASVTGFLADQFSLTTGLLSLVLTPLVGVLCTLAYVVVQKNHVKNWADPITASAPETVKFSKQSAGDEIL, encoded by the coding sequence ATGTTTTCGCACCTAACGCGCTTGGCCTGGCTCATTGTTGGGGCGCATCTGGTCATCGAGTTGTGCAACAACTTTCTGCCGGTTGTCTTTCCGCTATTTATCACCACCATAGGCCTCACCTATACCCAGGTGGGCATCGTGACCCTGGTGGCAGGGACGTGCGGCACCCTCACCCAGCCCTTTTTTGGGTATCTCAGCGACCGGTGGGGTTCGCGCCAATTGACCGTTTTTAGCCTGGCCTGGATTGGTTTGACCATGGGCCTGGTGGGTTTTGCCTGGAATTACCCCTCCCTGGTTCTGCTGGCGGCGCTGGGCGCCCTGGGGTCAGCTGCTTTCCACCCGGCGGGGGCCACCATCGCCCTGACCGACGGCAAAAGAGAAAAGCGCGGCACCTCTGTCTCTGTTTTTTCGGTGGGCGGCAACCTGGGCACCGCTTTGAGTCCGCTGTGGATTACCCTGGGCCTGACCTGGTTGGGGATACAGGGCACCGTGATTTTGATTCCGGTGGCTTTGCTGTTTAGCCTATTCTTGTATCGCCAATTAATCCCCAAAACTTCCTCGGCCCAGGCCCAACCGTCTCCCTGGCCGGCGCAAAGCCAACCCAACCGGCCCCAGAAGATAGAGAACGGCGCTTTGCTTGGCCTGATTTTGGTGGTGATGGCCGTTATGTCGCGCACCTGGTTTCAAATAACCCTGGTCACCTACCTGCCCGAGTGGCTCAGGAGTGAGGGTCATACATTGGCCTACGGCGGACAGATGTTATCCGTGATGCTCGTGTTCATTGGCGTTGGCAGTTTGACCGGCGGCACCCTGTCCGACCGCATTGGCCGCTGGCAGGTGCTGGCTTTGAGCCTGCTGCTGCTGGCCCCGGTCCACTGGTTATTTTTGTCGACCACGGGGGCCGGGCAAATGGCCCTGGCCGGCGTGATGGGCGTATTGCTGGGGGCAAGTTTTCCAGTGGGGTTGGTCATGGCCCAAGATGCCTGGCCCAGCCGGGTAGGAATGGCTACGGCTCTGGTGATGGGACTGGGTTGGGCCACCGGCGGCATTGGCGCTTCGGTGACGGGTTTTCTGGCCGATCAATTTTCTCTCACCACCGGACTTTTGTCGTTGGTTTTGACTCCCCTGGTTGGGGTTTTATGCACGCTGGCCTATGTAGTGGTCCAAAAAAATCATGTCAAAAATTGGGCAGACCCTATCACTGCTTCAGCCCCTGAAACAGTAAAATTTTCTAAGCAGAGCGCAGGAGATGAAATCCTTTAA
- a CDS encoding PQQ-dependent sugar dehydrogenase yields the protein MRVFLILISLALLSACQFFQADAPTPPPTIVPPTLTAPSPPTLPPLPSPTPASANDTLEIQPTPVPETTEPLASETPPQPPAPPLDSLAIRIIPIADGFTRPTFLTNAGDGRGRLFVVEQAGRILIIEDGQVKPTPFLDIVSIVGSDANEQGLLSVAFHPNYASNGLFFVNYTNKTGDTTLARYRVSANLDVADPGSAEILLTIAQPYGNHNGGQLAFGPAGYLYVGMGDGGAANDPHDNGQNLNTLLGKILRLDVDHAAPYGVPADNPFVDRDEARPEIWSLGWRNPWRFSFDRATGDMYIADVGQNNYEEVNVEVAGTPGGQNYGWRLMEGLHCFKPAACNPASLEVVLPLVEYDHGQGCSVTGGYVYRGSQFPALSGIYFYGDYCSGIIWGLRQEADGNWAQAPLFPPGSFNISSFGQDEAGELYVVNHQGDIGQIGR from the coding sequence ATGCGAGTCTTTTTGATTTTAATCAGCCTGGCCTTGTTATCTGCCTGTCAATTTTTCCAGGCAGACGCCCCAACACCACCCCCAACGATCGTCCCCCCTACCCTCACCGCGCCATCCCCTCCAACCCTGCCCCCCCTACCCTCACCCACTCCAGCGTCGGCCAACGACACCCTGGAAATCCAACCCACGCCTGTACCAGAAACCACAGAGCCTCTAGCTTCAGAAACTCCACCCCAGCCGCCCGCGCCACCCCTGGACTCGCTGGCTATTCGGATCATTCCTATTGCCGACGGATTCACCAGGCCCACGTTTTTGACTAACGCCGGGGATGGTCGCGGACGGCTTTTTGTGGTTGAGCAGGCAGGCCGGATTTTGATCATCGAGGATGGGCAGGTCAAGCCAACGCCTTTTTTGGACATCGTTTCCATCGTTGGTTCTGATGCCAATGAGCAGGGGCTGCTCAGTGTGGCTTTTCACCCCAATTATGCCAGCAATGGCCTCTTTTTTGTCAACTACACCAATAAAACAGGCGATACTACCCTGGCCCGTTATCGCGTCTCGGCTAATCTCGACGTCGCCGACCCAGGCAGCGCTGAAATCCTGTTGACCATTGCCCAACCTTACGGCAACCACAACGGCGGGCAGCTTGCCTTTGGCCCCGCTGGTTATCTTTACGTGGGCATGGGCGATGGCGGCGCGGCCAATGACCCTCACGACAACGGCCAAAATCTAAACACTTTGCTGGGCAAAATCTTACGCCTTGATGTTGACCACGCTGCCCCCTACGGCGTGCCTGCGGACAACCCCTTTGTGGACCGCGATGAGGCCCGGCCCGAAATTTGGTCCTTGGGCTGGCGCAATCCGTGGCGCTTTTCCTTTGACCGGGCCACGGGCGACATGTACATTGCCGATGTGGGTCAAAACAATTATGAAGAAGTAAATGTGGAAGTGGCCGGCACGCCGGGTGGACAAAATTACGGTTGGCGTTTGATGGAGGGTTTGCACTGCTTCAAGCCTGCCGCGTGCAATCCGGCCAGCCTGGAGGTCGTACTGCCCCTGGTTGAGTATGATCACGGGCAAGGCTGTTCGGTGACGGGTGGTTATGTTTATCGCGGCTCTCAATTTCCCGCCTTATCTGGCATTTATTTTTATGGCGATTACTGTAGCGGCATTATATGGGGGCTGCGCCAGGAAGCTGACGGCAATTGGGCGCAGGCCCCCCTGTTTCCGCCGGGCAGCTTTAATATCAGTTCTTTTGGCCAGGATGAAGCAGGCGAACTTTACGTGGTCAATCACCAGGGCGATATTGGGCAAATAGGCCGCTGA
- a CDS encoding TVP38/TMEM64 family protein, whose amino-acid sequence MKGYPIKSLKPKILNKKWLPWLGGLAVIIVLVALWKPLSRVGANSETLRVWIEQMGPLAPLVFFVLNVVQIVVAPIPGYPVQVLGGVLFGFIPGSIITVGGMVAGGTLAAWLGRRLGRPWLEKRIGAEELDYWTRVAHINSFWTWWIILLIPFGDVPYFIAGLSKLRLSLFALAILTSRGLFTVFIVWTGHSAVELPLQWLALVIAGVVLIVIIGFSQARRIEVWGRRYVSHYFAQNDEAE is encoded by the coding sequence GTGAAAGGATACCCCATCAAAAGTCTGAAACCCAAAATCCTCAATAAAAAATGGCTGCCCTGGCTGGGCGGTTTGGCCGTGATTATTGTGCTGGTGGCTTTGTGGAAACCGCTGTCCCGGGTAGGTGCAAATTCAGAGACTCTCCGGGTGTGGATTGAGCAAATGGGACCTTTAGCCCCCCTGGTCTTTTTTGTGCTCAATGTTGTCCAGATTGTGGTGGCGCCAATCCCCGGTTATCCGGTGCAGGTGTTGGGGGGTGTATTGTTTGGCTTTATCCCTGGCTCAATTATTACAGTGGGGGGCATGGTGGCCGGCGGCACGCTGGCGGCCTGGTTGGGCCGTCGTTTGGGCCGGCCCTGGTTGGAAAAACGCATTGGCGCGGAGGAGTTGGATTATTGGACCCGGGTTGCTCATATCAACTCCTTTTGGACGTGGTGGATTATTTTGCTCATTCCCTTTGGCGATGTGCCTTATTTTATTGCCGGCTTGAGCAAATTACGGCTAAGCCTTTTTGCCCTGGCCATTCTTACCAGTCGTGGCCTGTTTACCGTGTTCATTGTTTGGACCGGCCACAGCGCCGTTGAGTTGCCCCTGCAATGGTTGGCTTTAGTCATCGCCGGGGTGGTGCTGATAGTGATTATTGGTTTCAGCCAGGCCCGGCGGATTGAGGTCTGGGGGCGGCGTTATGTGAGCCATTACTTTGCCCAAAACGATGAAGCCGAATAA
- a CDS encoding protein kinase produces MSTAVLSGQKLGPYQIEDMLGSGGIATVYRARNLQNEVVALKVLMPSPQTNKEMLARFEREARTAARLNHPAIVRVLDVGRAGGYAYLAMPLVEGQSLADRLAQVERLDETTAADIAWQMADALHYAHQQGVIHRDVKPSNILLTGDNQALLTDFGVALALDAPALTQAGHTVGTPLYMSPEQAAGAERIDGRADLYSLGVVLYHMVAGQPPFQGNTPQILHAHVYQTPPSPSTLAQVSPALEKIILQALAKETSARFQTGAALAEALARLSSQPATKTYIASVQTPRLAKATLAKSAGPARIQNPFFYGGAVSANLFYGRQGELKAMVNRVGGRTAQSISIVAERRMGKSSLLNYFKTYAGHLLPAGLKFIIIYLDLMKAYGHTWAGLMRVLRRELTQVWREPWPASEDGDLMAFDFALEELQAEGIRLLLCLDEVENLTQRADEFNDVLEDWRACGSMGQMAMITASAQPLADLCATGGLTSPFYNIFAQHWLGLLAPETWQVLITENMTASAEDLEFIERMAGGHPFFTQMVASHLWEAQAKDRVDYAQLRQELWLQCQPHFQHLWRKLTPDEQAILQQTATSGASNLDPMRLAALERRGVVRQGQPFSELFAEMIGGGYLVEND; encoded by the coding sequence GTGAGCACGGCAGTTCTATCAGGCCAAAAACTTGGCCCCTACCAAATTGAAGATATGCTTGGCAGCGGGGGTATTGCCACTGTCTATCGCGCCCGTAATCTTCAAAATGAAGTGGTCGCCCTCAAAGTGCTGATGCCATCGCCCCAAACGAATAAAGAAATGCTGGCCCGTTTTGAGCGCGAAGCCCGCACTGCCGCCCGGCTCAATCACCCGGCCATTGTGCGGGTGTTGGATGTGGGCCGGGCCGGCGGCTATGCTTACCTGGCCATGCCCCTGGTGGAAGGTCAATCCCTGGCCGACCGGCTGGCCCAGGTGGAGCGTTTAGACGAGACCACCGCCGCCGACATTGCCTGGCAAATGGCCGACGCCCTGCACTATGCCCATCAGCAGGGCGTGATCCACCGGGATGTCAAGCCGTCAAATATTCTATTGACCGGCGACAACCAGGCCCTGTTGACCGATTTTGGCGTGGCCTTGGCTCTGGACGCCCCGGCCTTGACCCAGGCCGGGCACACGGTGGGCACGCCCCTCTATATGTCGCCCGAACAGGCTGCGGGGGCGGAAAGAATTGACGGGCGAGCCGATCTGTACAGCCTGGGCGTGGTGCTTTACCACATGGTTGCCGGGCAGCCGCCCTTTCAGGGAAATACGCCGCAAATTTTGCACGCTCACGTTTACCAAACGCCGCCGTCGCCATCCACCTTGGCCCAGGTGTCTCCCGCCCTGGAAAAAATAATCCTGCAAGCCCTGGCCAAAGAGACCTCCGCACGTTTTCAAACCGGGGCCGCTCTGGCCGAAGCCCTGGCCCGCCTGAGCAGCCAACCGGCCACCAAAACCTACATTGCCTCGGTGCAAACGCCCCGGTTGGCCAAAGCTACGTTGGCCAAATCTGCCGGCCCGGCCCGGATTCAGAATCCCTTTTTCTACGGCGGCGCGGTGTCTGCTAATCTGTTTTATGGGCGCCAGGGGGAACTGAAGGCCATGGTTAATCGCGTGGGGGGCCGTACGGCGCAATCCATTTCCATTGTGGCTGAGCGGCGGATGGGCAAATCATCGCTCTTGAACTATTTCAAAACGTATGCCGGCCACCTCCTGCCGGCCGGTCTCAAATTCATCATTATTTATTTGGATTTAATGAAAGCCTACGGCCATACCTGGGCCGGCCTGATGCGCGTGCTCCGCCGCGAACTAACCCAGGTGTGGCGCGAACCCTGGCCCGCCAGCGAGGATGGCGACCTGATGGCGTTTGACTTTGCCCTGGAGGAGTTGCAGGCGGAGGGCATCCGTTTGTTGCTGTGCCTGGATGAAGTAGAAAACCTGACCCAGCGCGCCGACGAATTCAACGATGTGCTGGAAGATTGGCGGGCCTGCGGTTCGATGGGCCAGATGGCTATGATTACGGCGTCGGCGCAGCCCCTGGCCGACTTGTGCGCTACGGGCGGCCTGACCTCTCCCTTTTACAACATCTTTGCCCAACATTGGCTGGGTTTGTTGGCTCCGGAAACCTGGCAGGTGTTAATCACGGAGAATATGACGGCCAGCGCAGAAGACCTGGAGTTTATTGAACGAATGGCCGGGGGGCATCCTTTTTTTACCCAAATGGTTGCCAGCCATCTTTGGGAAGCCCAAGCCAAAGACCGGGTTGATTATGCCCAACTGCGTCAGGAGTTGTGGCTGCAATGCCAACCTCATTTTCAGCACCTCTGGCGCAAATTAACCCCGGACGAGCAAGCCATTTTGCAGCAAACAGCCACGTCAGGGGCGTCCAATCTGGACCCGATGCGGCTGGCAGCCCTGGAACGCCGGGGGGTGGTGCGCCAGGGGCAGCCCTTCAGCGAGTTGTTTGCCGAAATGATTGGGGGTGGGTATTTGGTTGAAAATGATTGA
- a CDS encoding SDR family oxidoreductase, with translation MTGKVALVTGSSRGIGRAIALELAGRGADIVVHYLRKRSAAEEVAAAIRAMARRAIAVKANLAVADQIDFLVTESEAAFGGCDIFVGNAASGTPRDILEVNDKHWDWTMDVNARSILRLARRLVPHMEKAGWGRIINITSPGGVRVLPHYGAIGLSKAVVDALTRYLAVDLAPKGIVVNAVSPGLVETGAVAAFPVDLQEVFSYAAGHSPTRRLVTPEEIAQVVAFLCSDAAGMIVGQTITVDGGYGLLLH, from the coding sequence TTGACCGGCAAAGTAGCCCTGGTCACCGGCTCTTCGCGCGGCATTGGCCGGGCCATTGCTCTGGAATTGGCCGGACGCGGCGCGGATATTGTGGTTCACTACTTGCGCAAAAGGAGCGCCGCCGAGGAAGTGGCGGCGGCCATTAGGGCCATGGCGCGGCGAGCCATTGCCGTTAAAGCCAACCTGGCCGTAGCCGACCAGATTGATTTTCTGGTTACTGAGAGCGAGGCCGCCTTTGGCGGGTGCGATATTTTTGTGGGCAACGCCGCCAGCGGCACCCCCCGCGACATTTTGGAAGTTAACGACAAACATTGGGATTGGACCATGGACGTTAACGCCCGTTCCATCTTGCGTCTGGCGCGACGTTTGGTGCCGCACATGGAAAAGGCCGGTTGGGGCCGCATTATCAATATCACCAGTCCCGGCGGGGTGCGCGTATTGCCCCATTACGGCGCCATTGGCCTATCCAAAGCCGTGGTAGATGCTTTGACCCGCTACCTGGCCGTTGACCTGGCCCCCAAGGGCATTGTCGTCAATGCAGTATCGCCGGGTTTGGTTGAAACCGGGGCTGTGGCCGCTTTCCCGGTAGACCTGCAAGAAGTGTTTAGTTATGCCGCCGGCCATTCCCCCACCCGCCGCCTGGTAACGCCGGAGGAAATTGCCCAGGTTGTCGCTTTCCTCTGCTCCGATGCCGCCGGAATGATTGTTGGCCAGACGATTACGGTGGATGGGGGATATGGATTGTTATTGCATTGA
- a CDS encoding SH3 domain-containing protein, with protein MAKQKKSTRRQAKRRSNTNRNILIVVAILVVIALVLALFLSIGNRTSRTVQTLAPVNLHEGPGTSYPVVGTLPAGSEVTAVGRNEDGSWLQVETESGDLAWLAANPEAVKINGDGSALSVVEAPPLAYDAGQPKVNEVLTQIPLVVHHANANTCASHAGLNNLLPEVVEGNVIGPHSGDFVFRGDNVLFKYTGGSFQLIYENPVARFENGTESLPFAQAMQYFASGDIVWTGSFGEWPGRGVTGCDLSANP; from the coding sequence ATGGCTAAACAAAAAAAATCTACCAGGCGTCAGGCCAAGCGCCGCAGCAATACCAACCGCAACATTCTGATTGTGGTGGCTATTTTAGTGGTCATTGCCCTGGTTCTGGCCCTATTTTTAAGTATTGGTAATAGAACAAGCCGGACCGTACAGACGTTGGCACCGGTCAATTTACACGAAGGGCCGGGAACCAGCTATCCGGTGGTGGGCACTTTACCGGCTGGATCTGAGGTTACGGCCGTTGGCCGCAACGAAGACGGTTCCTGGTTGCAGGTAGAAACCGAATCCGGCGACCTGGCCTGGCTGGCGGCCAATCCGGAGGCGGTCAAGATAAACGGCGACGGGTCGGCTTTGTCCGTGGTTGAAGCGCCCCCGTTGGCTTACGATGCCGGTCAGCCCAAAGTCAATGAAGTTTTAACCCAAATTCCGCTGGTGGTCCATCACGCCAACGCAAATACCTGCGCCTCCCACGCCGGTTTGAATAACCTGCTACCAGAGGTGGTTGAAGGTAACGTGATCGGCCCCCACTCCGGCGATTTTGTGTTCCGGGGCGATAACGTTTTGTTCAAATATACCGGCGGTTCGTTTCAACTGATTTACGAGAATCCCGTGGCCAGATTTGAAAATGGGACAGAGTCTTTGCCCTTTGCACAGGCGATGCAATATTTTGCCAGCGGCGACATCGTTTGGACCGGCAGTTTTGGCGAGTGGCCGGGCCGGGGCGTGACCGGCTGCGATTTATCGGCCAATCCCTGA
- a CDS encoding glycosyltransferase family 39 protein — MLNPSTFAATEPTQAAGQPRLRARRTIGRLALALLGVAAGAIGQYFFSQDSLWDGVLLYGIAVILVIRALVYRLPTFQTPEPETEHSGASLLNLRAGWRWYVGSWLIVLAVGVSFIAFNFFGNDDGLLPAWWLYLGSLVLLIGGVLLLTRGDSWRVELHYLFPRRAIALGLLLVVLLALVLRLYNFGSQPFGIWFDEAEAGLQARRMLQEPSYRPVLYAPINITGHLLMLYAAALHWVGDTIYAMRLVSVLFGLGGVLAAYLFGRQLWGPRFGLLLAFLLAVARWHVNFSRIAMTGIDTPFFEFLSLFFLIRLLQRGRLRDALWAGLTLGLGMVFYTAFRLYVATLVVWAVLGILLWWRWLVSTLQNGGWLPQLTRLLLVLVAAWLVVMPVAKFALDQPDSFWYRTRQISIFKKRDQANLGQALEHSAAQHLFMFNYQGDKNGRHNLPGAPMLDPAMAVFFVLGFGLVLARPRYPANIFFLLLIPLALSGGIFSVDFEAPQSLRSIAVLPAVIYFSGLSLAVLGREAEESLRPLPKIWLFGPAAILFGFILLANAYTYFARQAHNFASWNAFSSPETIVGQKMTELGPNQTYLMSPFLANHPALEFLAPEATDRRALALPDALPLRFSPNRPVTLFIHPDDVWIFNQAQELYPHGKFYAAMGRDEQDTGPPVVYIGELQPADLAAIQGLELNYWPAPAASFLVDGPGPGLTPLQSGRALSVKANWPADSPPADSFGAEWRGILYAPYYGLYNFRLTTPGPARLEIDDYLVLEGQAEQMAGLVLPQGNHTFSLRVVGAPGQVALYWQPPAKEETLIPQWALYVPAIGNHGLLGSFYANDRWEGQPALQRIDPFLDTYFHFIPLSRPYTVEWVGWLDVPQSGLYRLGLRAVSEAQLFLDGQLLVDTPAPNQYAEAAITLEQGLHDILVRYKDNEDRSRIHLYWGLPNGDFSAIPGRYLWPPLGREPERLVSVVEVETAPLSLHWLDTLGDAEELALFFEPRDVAVLANGHLVVADTANRWVQILNPQGTFIQALTGDEFPFEEPLAVGVNSRDEILVLDSTLQWIYRYDAAGNFMERFGGPSAYFFHPRGMTVFADDTLAVADTGSARLTFFAPDGTVTGTMGQWGDGPGQFNEPVDVLRDPQGTYFVTEAMNNRIQRVDAVGNFWGQWAIPPAYAYNGPHLAFGPDGSIFMTESQSHALLRYAPNGELLDQWQTIGPIQLAAPVGLYFDPDPGRLYVTDVDTHQVHIFAVQIEE, encoded by the coding sequence ATGCTTAATCCATCAACATTTGCCGCAACTGAACCAACCCAGGCGGCAGGACAGCCCCGCCTACGGGCGCGCCGCACCATTGGCCGTTTGGCTTTGGCTTTGTTGGGAGTGGCGGCGGGAGCCATCGGGCAGTATTTCTTCAGCCAAGATTCATTGTGGGACGGGGTGCTGCTTTACGGCATCGCCGTTATCCTGGTTATCCGGGCTTTGGTCTATCGCCTGCCCACGTTCCAGACGCCAGAACCGGAGACGGAGCATAGTGGCGCCTCCCTGCTGAATCTCCGCGCGGGCTGGCGGTGGTATGTTGGCAGTTGGCTCATTGTGCTGGCAGTAGGGGTTTCTTTTATTGCCTTTAACTTTTTTGGCAACGACGACGGCCTTTTGCCGGCGTGGTGGCTTTACCTGGGCAGCCTGGTTTTGCTCATCGGCGGGGTGCTCCTGCTCACGCGGGGGGATTCCTGGCGTGTTGAACTGCATTATTTATTTCCCCGGCGGGCCATAGCCTTGGGGCTGCTTTTGGTTGTGCTCCTGGCCCTGGTGCTGCGGCTGTATAATTTTGGTAGCCAGCCTTTTGGTATCTGGTTTGACGAAGCTGAAGCGGGGCTGCAAGCTCGCCGGATGCTGCAAGAGCCAAGTTATCGCCCTGTTCTTTATGCGCCTATTAACATTACCGGTCATTTATTGATGCTTTATGCAGCGGCGCTCCACTGGGTGGGCGATACCATTTACGCCATGCGGCTGGTGAGCGTGCTGTTTGGCCTGGGGGGAGTTCTGGCCGCCTATCTTTTTGGCCGCCAATTGTGGGGGCCGCGTTTTGGCCTGCTGCTGGCCTTTTTGCTGGCCGTGGCCCGCTGGCACGTCAACTTCAGCCGGATCGCGATGACGGGCATTGATACCCCCTTTTTTGAATTTTTGAGCCTCTTCTTTTTGATCCGCCTGCTCCAGCGCGGCCGGTTACGCGATGCCTTGTGGGCCGGGTTGACGCTTGGGTTGGGCATGGTCTTTTACACGGCTTTCCGTCTCTATGTGGCGACTTTAGTGGTGTGGGCCGTGTTGGGCATACTACTGTGGTGGCGTTGGTTGGTGAGCACGCTGCAAAATGGTGGTTGGTTGCCCCAGTTGACCCGTCTTTTACTGGTGCTGGTGGCGGCCTGGCTGGTGGTCATGCCGGTAGCAAAATTTGCCCTGGATCAACCCGACTCTTTTTGGTATCGCACCCGCCAAATTTCTATTTTCAAAAAACGCGACCAGGCCAATCTGGGGCAGGCATTGGAGCACAGCGCCGCCCAACATCTCTTCATGTTCAACTATCAGGGCGATAAAAACGGCCGCCACAACCTGCCCGGCGCGCCCATGCTCGATCCGGCCATGGCCGTATTTTTTGTTTTGGGGTTTGGCCTGGTCCTGGCCCGGCCTCGTTACCCGGCTAACATTTTTTTTCTTCTGCTGATCCCTCTTGCTTTGTCCGGCGGTATTTTTAGTGTGGATTTTGAAGCGCCGCAATCGTTGCGCTCCATCGCCGTGCTGCCGGCCGTAATCTACTTTAGCGGGCTGTCCCTGGCCGTTCTGGGCCGGGAAGCGGAAGAATCGCTGCGGCCGCTGCCCAAAATCTGGCTGTTTGGCCCGGCGGCAATTTTGTTTGGCTTCATTCTGCTGGCCAACGCCTATACCTACTTTGCGCGCCAGGCCCACAACTTCGCCTCGTGGAACGCCTTTTCCAGCCCCGAAACAATCGTGGGGCAAAAAATGACCGAGTTGGGGCCAAACCAGACCTATTTAATGTCCCCTTTCCTGGCCAATCACCCGGCCCTGGAATTCCTGGCGCCTGAAGCCACGGACCGGCGCGCTTTGGCCCTGCCCGATGCCTTGCCCCTTCGCTTCAGCCCCAACCGCCCGGTGACGCTCTTCATCCATCCTGATGACGTGTGGATTTTTAACCAGGCCCAGGAACTCTATCCCCACGGCAAATTTTATGCCGCCATGGGGCGGGACGAACAGGATACCGGCCCGCCGGTCGTTTACATTGGCGAACTGCAACCGGCCGACCTGGCCGCCATCCAGGGACTGGAATTGAATTATTGGCCCGCTCCCGCCGCGTCATTCCTGGTTGATGGGCCGGGGCCTGGCCTCACGCCACTCCAGTCCGGCCGCGCTTTGTCTGTTAAGGCCAACTGGCCCGCCGATAGCCCGCCGGCGGATAGTTTTGGGGCCGAGTGGCGCGGCATCCTCTACGCGCCGTATTACGGCCTTTATAATTTCCGGTTAACCACGCCCGGCCCGGCCCGGCTGGAAATTGATGATTACCTGGTGCTGGAAGGCCAGGCTGAACAAATGGCCGGTCTGGTGCTGCCCCAGGGTAACCATACCTTTAGCCTGCGGGTGGTAGGCGCGCCGGGACAAGTGGCCCTCTACTGGCAGCCCCCGGCCAAGGAAGAAACCCTGATTCCGCAATGGGCGCTTTACGTTCCGGCTATTGGCAATCATGGCCTGCTGGGATCATTTTACGCCAACGACCGTTGGGAAGGTCAACCGGCTTTGCAGCGGATTGACCCCTTCCTGGATACCTATTTCCATTTTATCCCCCTTAGCCGGCCCTACACGGTCGAGTGGGTTGGCTGGTTGGACGTGCCCCAGAGCGGCCTCTACCGGTTGGGTTTGCGGGCGGTGTCGGAAGCCCAGTTATTTCTTGATGGCCAATTGTTGGTGGACACGCCTGCTCCCAATCAATACGCTGAGGCGGCCATCACCCTGGAACAGGGCTTGCACGACATTTTGGTGCGCTACAAAGATAATGAGGACCGCTCCCGGATTCACCTCTACTGGGGATTGCCCAACGGCGATTTTAGCGCCATCCCTGGCCGGTACCTCTGGCCGCCCTTGGGCCGCGAGCCGGAAAGATTGGTGTCGGTGGTGGAGGTGGAAACAGCGCCCTTGAGCCTACATTGGCTGGACACCTTGGGCGACGCCGAAGAACTTGCCCTATTTTTTGAACCGCGCGACGTGGCCGTTTTGGCCAACGGCCACCTGGTGGTCGCCGATACGGCCAATCGGTGGGTGCAGATTCTAAACCCGCAGGGAACCTTTATCCAGGCCCTCACTGGCGACGAATTTCCTTTTGAAGAACCTTTGGCCGTGGGGGTCAACAGCCGGGATGAAATCTTGGTGCTGGACTCGACCTTGCAGTGGATTTATCGTTACGACGCGGCGGGTAATTTCATGGAACGCTTTGGCGGGCCGTCCGCCTATTTCTTCCACCCGCGCGGAATGACGGTTTTTGCCGATGATACCCTGGCCGTAGCCGATACCGGCAGTGCCCGCCTGACCTTTTTTGCCCCCGATGGGACTGTGACCGGCACGATGGGCCAGTGGGGTGACGGCCCCGGCCAATTCAACGAACCCGTTGACGTGCTGCGCGATCCCCAGGGCACTTACTTTGTCACCGAGGCCATGAATAATCGTATTCAGCGCGTGGACGCGGTGGGCAATTTTTGGGGCCAATGGGCTATCCCCCCGGCTTATGCCTACAACGGCCCGCACCTGGCCTTTGGCCCCGATGGCTCCATTTTTATGACCGAGTCCCAGAGCCATGCCCTGCTACGTTACGCCCCCAACGGCGAGCTGTTGGATCAGTGGCAAACTATCGGCCCGATTCAACTGGCCGCGCCGGTGGGCCTTTATTTTGACCCCGACCCCGGGCGACTCTATGTGACCGACGTTGACACGCACCAGGTTCACATTTTTGCAGTGCAAATAGAAGAATAA